A single window of Narcine bancroftii isolate sNarBan1 chromosome 1, sNarBan1.hap1, whole genome shotgun sequence DNA harbors:
- the LOC138751615 gene encoding chromobox protein homolog 3-like isoform X1, translating to MTTVEDSFFSPISLVSTTKMGKKQGSKTKKSEDVQPEEYIVERVLDRRVVQGRVEYLLKWKGFTDADNTWEPEDNLDCPELIQEFLDSQRATKERSDGFKRKSLSENECEENKPKKKKDPSDNQPRGFARGLEPERIIGATDSSGELMFLMKWKDSDDADLVPSKEANVKCPQIVIGFYEERLTWHSYSTDDEEN from the exons CCAAAATGGGAAAGAAACAAGGGAGCAAGACAAAGAAATCTGAAGATGTTCAGCCTGAAGAATATATTGTTGAAAGAGTATTAGACAGACGAGTTGTACAAGGAAGGGTTGAATACCTTTTGAAATGGAAAGGTTTTACAGA TGCTGACAATACATGGGAGCCAGAGGACAATTTAGATTGTCCAGAATTGATCCAGGAGTTTCTAGATTCCCAGAGGGCTACGAAGGAGCGTTCTGATGGATTCAAACGaaaatctctctcagaaaacgAGTGTGAAGAAAACAAGCCGAAAAAGAAAAAGGATCCA AGTGACAATCAACCAAGAGGTTTTGCAAGAGGATTGGAACCAGAACGCATTATTGGTGCAACTGACTCGAGTGGCGAATTGATGTTTCTGATGAAATG GAAGGATTCTGATGATGCAGACCTTGTCCCATCGAAGGAAGCCAACGTTAAGTGTCCACAGATTGTGATTGGAttttatgaagagagattgacaTGGCATTCCTATTCTACAGATGATGAGGAAAATTAA
- the LOC138751615 gene encoding chromobox protein homolog 3-like isoform X2: MGKKQGSKTKKSEDVQPEEYIVERVLDRRVVQGRVEYLLKWKGFTDADNTWEPEDNLDCPELIQEFLDSQRATKERSDGFKRKSLSENECEENKPKKKKDPSDNQPRGFARGLEPERIIGATDSSGELMFLMKWKDSDDADLVPSKEANVKCPQIVIGFYEERLTWHSYSTDDEEN, from the exons ATGGGAAAGAAACAAGGGAGCAAGACAAAGAAATCTGAAGATGTTCAGCCTGAAGAATATATTGTTGAAAGAGTATTAGACAGACGAGTTGTACAAGGAAGGGTTGAATACCTTTTGAAATGGAAAGGTTTTACAGA TGCTGACAATACATGGGAGCCAGAGGACAATTTAGATTGTCCAGAATTGATCCAGGAGTTTCTAGATTCCCAGAGGGCTACGAAGGAGCGTTCTGATGGATTCAAACGaaaatctctctcagaaaacgAGTGTGAAGAAAACAAGCCGAAAAAGAAAAAGGATCCA AGTGACAATCAACCAAGAGGTTTTGCAAGAGGATTGGAACCAGAACGCATTATTGGTGCAACTGACTCGAGTGGCGAATTGATGTTTCTGATGAAATG GAAGGATTCTGATGATGCAGACCTTGTCCCATCGAAGGAAGCCAACGTTAAGTGTCCACAGATTGTGATTGGAttttatgaagagagattgacaTGGCATTCCTATTCTACAGATGATGAGGAAAATTAA